The following coding sequences are from one Bacteroidales bacterium window:
- a CDS encoding glycosyltransferase — translation MSECKIKILYGLEAAGGGALKHLVYIVTRLNPELFDITVMLSNLRLENAENEIKKMQCAGAKVIFIPIHRNIRPINDLIALSKIWYYIYTHKFHIVHAHSSKAGALFRIASWLARTPKVYYTPHCFYFQSQSGFSKWFFIKIEKLMGKITTGIIVSDAEMLHLLRNKIVSPSKAYNINNAIDFNEYNPTVNVNEAKHQLGISSDSLVVGAIGRLTTQKDWITYIYAANEVIKTYPNVVFLIVGEGELRINLELLIAELGLQRNIILTGYVIEIYKIYGIIDVFVNTSLWEGLPYVFLEAMHYKKPIIATGSEGETVVINRHNGLTSPQHDFKNVAENIILLLQDKTLSENLGKKGYELILEKYSFNNFIQKHEALYLERVK, via the coding sequence ATGAGCGAGTGTAAAATAAAAATTTTATATGGACTTGAAGCCGCAGGAGGTGGGGCGTTAAAGCATCTGGTATACATAGTTACCCGCTTAAACCCCGAACTCTTCGATATAACCGTTATGCTCTCGAATTTAAGGCTGGAAAACGCAGAAAACGAAATCAAAAAAATGCAATGTGCCGGTGCAAAAGTCATTTTTATACCTATCCACCGGAATATACGTCCCATAAACGACTTGATAGCGCTATCAAAAATCTGGTACTACATATACACTCACAAATTTCATATTGTACATGCCCATAGTTCAAAGGCTGGTGCTTTATTTCGAATAGCATCCTGGCTTGCCCGTACTCCGAAAGTTTATTATACACCCCATTGTTTTTATTTTCAATCGCAATCGGGATTTAGTAAATGGTTTTTCATAAAGATCGAAAAACTTATGGGAAAAATCACCACAGGAATTATTGTTTCAGATGCAGAGATGTTGCATTTACTGCGGAATAAAATTGTATCACCCTCAAAAGCATATAATATTAATAATGCCATTGATTTTAACGAATACAACCCAACGGTTAATGTAAATGAAGCCAAGCATCAGCTAGGAATTTCATCAGATTCTTTGGTTGTGGGGGCTATTGGCAGGTTAACCACCCAGAAGGATTGGATTACATATATATATGCAGCAAATGAAGTAATAAAAACCTATCCGAATGTTGTTTTTTTAATTGTTGGCGAAGGAGAATTACGCATCAACTTAGAACTGCTGATTGCTGAACTTGGGCTACAGCGTAACATTATTTTAACAGGATATGTAATTGAAATTTATAAAATTTACGGTATTATTGATGTATTTGTAAACACATCTTTGTGGGAAGGACTCCCTTATGTATTTTTGGAGGCTATGCACTACAAAAAACCTATTATTGCAACAGGCTCTGAAGGTGAAACGGTGGTTATTAACCGACACAACGGCCTTACATCTCCTCAACATGACTTTAAGAATGTGGCAGAAAATATTATTTTGCTTTTGCAGGACAAAACCCTTTCCGAAAATTTAGGAAAAAAAGGGTATGAACTGATCCTTGAGAAATATTCTTTTAATAATTTTATACAGAAGCATGAAGCATTGTATTTGGAAAGGGTTAAATAA
- a CDS encoding glycosyltransferase family 4 protein has product MDKLQENNTIKSTSGLHYQAPFRITYIVEKFPSPSEYFILNEILALEKRGFEIYLLVLRKQRQYLDISEIKNLKSHIIYLPKIYFYLPFIFLPFFRSPFSILPFPYFYLHSPFSFLKYLRNYCISKYFAAQLKNRQVHHIHAHFGFIATDIAKILSRLMNVTYSFTLHAQDIYLNQTNIEQEVADASFVITCTEYNRAFLNKLTKSQYAAKLHTIYHGIDISRWKKSEIPNSGNKNDNIEIVSVARLVEKKGLIHLLKATRLLTSNGTKIRCTIIGNGPLQKQLKRFITKNNLTHCVRLKGLISQKEVKQRIADSDIFVLPCIMAKNGDRDGLPNVLLEAMAMGIPVISTNISAIPELIENEKTGLLIPEKDETALADAILRLNNDNQLYNRIAENGKRKVKDNFDIEISTNKLVAIFEKHIINKKDFKSKASIS; this is encoded by the coding sequence GTGGACAAGTTGCAAGAGAATAATACGATAAAGTCAACTTCTGGGCTTCATTACCAAGCTCCTTTTCGTATTACCTATATTGTTGAAAAGTTCCCCTCCCCTTCCGAATATTTTATCCTAAATGAAATCCTTGCATTAGAGAAAAGAGGATTTGAAATATACCTACTTGTTCTTCGAAAACAAAGGCAGTACCTTGATATTTCTGAAATAAAAAACCTGAAATCGCATATTATATATCTACCAAAAATATACTTTTATCTACCATTCATATTTCTTCCCTTTTTCCGTTCGCCTTTTTCCATTTTACCATTTCCCTACTTCTATCTTCACTCCCCTTTCTCATTCCTAAAATATCTTCGGAACTATTGCATTAGCAAGTATTTTGCTGCTCAACTCAAAAATAGGCAGGTACACCACATTCATGCCCATTTTGGTTTTATTGCTACCGATATCGCCAAAATCCTCTCCCGGCTTATGAATGTAACCTACAGTTTTACACTCCATGCACAGGATATTTATCTCAATCAAACAAATATTGAGCAAGAAGTTGCGGATGCTTCTTTTGTTATTACCTGCACAGAATATAACCGGGCTTTTCTTAATAAACTTACAAAAAGCCAATACGCTGCAAAATTACATACCATTTATCATGGGATTGATATTTCAAGATGGAAGAAGTCCGAGATTCCGAACAGTGGGAATAAAAACGATAACATAGAAATTGTATCTGTGGCGCGATTGGTGGAAAAGAAGGGATTAATTCACCTGTTAAAAGCAACCCGACTTTTAACAAGTAATGGAACAAAAATTCGTTGTACAATTATCGGCAATGGCCCCTTACAAAAACAGTTGAAAAGATTTATTACAAAGAACAACTTAACTCATTGCGTTCGTTTAAAAGGTTTAATTTCACAGAAAGAAGTAAAACAGCGAATAGCTGATTCCGATATTTTTGTATTGCCTTGTATCATGGCAAAAAATGGCGACAGGGATGGCTTGCCCAACGTATTATTGGAAGCAATGGCAATGGGCATTCCTGTAATTTCTACCAATATTTCAGCCATTCCTGAATTAATAGAGAATGAGAAAACAGGATTGTTGATCCCTGAAAAAGACGAAACCGCTTTAGCTGATGCTATCCTGAGACTTAATAATGATAATCAATTGTACAATAGAATAGCAGAAAACGGAAAGCGAAAAGTAAAAGATAACTTTGATATTGAAATATCTACCAATAAATTAGTAGCAATTTTTGAAAAACATATCATCAATAAAAAAGATTTTAAAAGTAAAGCATCAATTTCATAA